Within Deinococcus actinosclerus, the genomic segment TGGACGCCAGCGTGGCGGCCCAGACCAGCCTCATCGTCCACGCCAACCCGGGCGTGGATCTGACCCAGGCGGTCATCAAGGAAGTCAAGTAGGCCCGCTGCGACAGACGCAAGCAGGGGAGGGCGTGCCACTGATGGGCACGCCCTCCCTCCTGTTGACTGCCGGCCTCAGAGCTTGATGGTCTCGTTCTCACCCTGGTGCGGCTGCTCGCCCTTGATCAGCCCCTTGGCGAGGCTGATCAGGCTGCGCACCTTCCCGTCGCTCTCCCAGTACTCGGCGCCGTTCGCGGCGATATGGATGAGCTGAATGTTCGGATCTTCCTTGCCCTGGGGGAAGTACGCCTTGTAGAAGTCACTCCAGAGCTCGTCCAGCTTGGCGCGGTCCTCCACGAGCTGGGCGGTGCCGTTCACGCTGACGTACACGCCCTTGTCGGGGTGGGAGTAGCTGACGTTCACCTGGGGGTGCAGGCGCATGGCGGCCACCTGCGCCGTGTCCTTCCCGCCGATGAACCAGATGTCGCCGTCGAACTCGACATCCTGGGTGGTCATGGGGTGGCCGTGCAGGTGCCCTTTCTCGGTCTGGACGGTCAGCATGGCGAACTTCACGCCGTTGATCAGGGACGCGATCTTCTTGACGCTGTCGGTGCTCGTCTGGGTCATGCGCGGAGCCTCGCACGGCCTTTCCGGGCAGAATGCAGCCACTCGCACCGTATGAACGGCGTGTCAACCCGACGTAAACCCGGCCTCACCGCCACATGAGTGGGTCCGCCCGGGCGCCCGGAGCAGGCCTGACTGACCGCGAAATGCCTGGGCCCCAACGAGTAAGGCGACCCTCCGTGTGGAGGGTCGCCGGTGAGTCGGGAGAGCCTGCGGGGTCGGTCAGGGGTCAGGCGCCTGGCAGGCGCAGCACGCCCTCCAGGGCGGTATAGGCGTCCGGGCGGGCCAGGAACACCAGTTCGTCGGTCTCGGTCAGGCGCAGTTCCGGGCGTGGCAGGCGCACCGAGCCGTCCCGCACGACCCCCACCACCTCCAC encodes:
- a CDS encoding pyridoxamine 5'-phosphate oxidase family protein, which encodes MTQTSTDSVKKIASLINGVKFAMLTVQTEKGHLHGHPMTTQDVEFDGDIWFIGGKDTAQVAAMRLHPQVNVSYSHPDKGVYVSVNGTAQLVEDRAKLDELWSDFYKAYFPQGKEDPNIQLIHIAANGAEYWESDGKVRSLISLAKGLIKGEQPHQGENETIKL